A window of Miscanthus floridulus cultivar M001 chromosome 12, ASM1932011v1, whole genome shotgun sequence genomic DNA:
actttttttttctttttttgctttTCACTAGACTCATGTCAAAGAAAATACTTACAATTACATCCTTTTGAGCTACAATTTGTCCTCGTTCACCCTCCAGAAGCTTTTTTGTGTTTGTAATATCAacttcaaatgtctctggaaaaGGAAATGTCCTCAATGACTTATTCAACCTAATAACATGATATGGAGCATTACAGTAGAATATAATGTCTATACGAATCTATTCCAACAGTGAACACATTATCATGTTATGTCTAGATTGACCGTACATTTCCCCCAATCACTAATTTACTATGCAATAGAATCTTCATTGGTGTCATTTGAGATGCGTAAGCCAATGGTTTAATACCTGAATGAATCAACAAGCTTCCAGGTGATAAAATAGACAAAAGACTTATCTGGTATCACTAGGAATTGAATTCAGTGTTAAAAGTTTAATAAAAAACAGCGTACCAAGATTACGGTTATTGATGCCGATGAGCTGTACACCATCGATCCCTAAAACACGGTCCATTTCCCTTTCATCATGGACCTTCAGTAACACAGTCCAGTTGAATCACTAAATCAAATGACTCAAGACTCGAGAGAAACAAGAGGTGGCTGTTGAAACAACATATAAAACATATAGCAAGAACAACTCAGCTAACCTCAACTAAAGCAGCCATCCCAAGTATTCTGCAAATTTTCAACATGTATTTGATATCACGGTCAGGTAATACAGCAGCAATTAGAAGAACAGCGTCCGCGCCCTTGGACCGTGCATAGTAAAGTTGCCAAGCATCAACAATGAACTCTTTGCACAGAAGAGGACACTGCATTTAGTAATTCAGAACTTCAGCTATTCATGCACTTAAAGTACCCTGTCAGGATATCATTGATTTCCCAAATCAAATGTATGTATGTAATTTGGACACAGCACCTGTACTCCAGCATTGCGTATAGCCTCCAAGTTGTCAAAACTTCCCTGATTACATATTAAAGGAAAACACGTGTCTTCAGCATATATATAACTTATTGATGATAGAAATGGGAGAGAACTTCCCAACGTGAAGAAATGAATGACCTGAAAGTACTTTTCATCTGTAAGAACACTAAGGCATGCTGCTCCATTTTTCTCATATGCCTGAGCAATCTGAACCTGTTTATGTCCCAACAAGCATTATCAGACAGCAAGAGAAGCTGTTTGGCTTCAAAACAACATCATGTATGTCCATTCGGATTTCAGAATGTCAACAAGTAAAACCAATCACTATCACTAGGCATCGGTCAAAAGCAACATGAATCAGATGACTTCTGCCCACTTATTTCCCAGTTTTTTTAGCAGGCGTGCAAACATATATGGGCCAACTTCAATACTTGGCTATTCCAATCTTTGCATCTCTCTGAAGGTTCATGGCACATGTGTGATGTAAAGGAATGGGCCGAATGGCACCCTGGCATCCTCAGGTTCCGTTGTGTTATTAATTATTAATTACTATTTGACTTATTCTGTCACTGTCGACAATCAGTTCAATCAATAATAGTATATCAGGTTTAAATTAGTGCAGTTCCACAAATGAGTTCCCAGGACAAAACAAAAGGATCAATTCGCATATATATAACAGATATATGAACTTATATACATAACAAGAAATGAAATGATTGGATTTACTCCTGCCAAAATTTAGCCATACCCTAAACTCACCGGATCAAAATTCTCCCTGATAACACCCCGGCTTGGTGAAGCCTTCTTGACCTCCGCAATCAGAGCAGGCAAGCCAGTCCGATCATAGGACGCATTGAGCGCCCCAACGAAGTCCCTAGCTGGGGGAGCAGCCTCAAGCGGGCCCTTCAGCATGTACAGGGGCCTCCTCTCCTTCATCTGGCATCGCAAAAAAACTCACACCGCGTCAGCACGAGGCTAACCCACGCGCGGGCTTATCATCACCTCACTCTCGTCCAATCATCCAGACGTGCCTGCGAAACCTCGACGTCCTTGTCCCAGATGATCTTCTCGAGGATGTTCCGCGGCGTGTTCCCCTCGTTCTCGAGGCGGAACTGGAACGGACCCACGTAGTGCACCGCGGGCCCCGTCACGGGCCGCCGCCGGATCCTTATCCCGTCGACGCCCGCGACCTCGGCGGAGTCCGCGGCGCCCGCCACGGGGCTCCCGTTGCCCCCTTGCTCCGTGTCCGTGGTGGCCCCCGCGTCGGCCTCCGCAGCGTGCGAGCTCGTCGCGACCTCATCCACCTCGGCGTCCTGCACGACACCCACACGAACCTCACAACTCGGAATTCGAGGCGAACCGAGATCGAGAGCGGTCGACACGGGGGATCTAGCGCGGAAAGCTGACCGTCTCCGCGCTGGTGCAGCGGATAGGCGTGGGGCTCGGGCGGCcaccggcagcggcggcgtccATGGAGGCCGCCGTGAGGGGGCGCTTTGCTGCGGTGGCGGCGAGGGTTCCGGGGCGGCGGAGGTGGGAGTACCTTGCAAGGGCAGCGAGGCCCGGCCGGGGAGGCGCGGATCCGATAGCTAGTGCTTCCATCCGAGGcgcccgcagccgcagccgcagcggaGAGCAGAGCAGAGGTGGGCTGGCTAATTGGATTGGGGTGGACGTTAGCCGTCGGGCGTCGTACACTAGCGAGCCTTCCCGCTGCTGTACTGGTGGCGTCTCAGTCTACAGGTGCCAGTCGTCCACGATACGCGGTCTAGCGCCAGCAGCGCCTGCATCAGTCGGGCAGGGACTGGGCCTGGGGGAGAGGGCGCCTGACACCCGCGACAATCGAGATCCATCACAAGCTTCTGAAACTGAAAACTGCAGCATAGCAAAGCGCAGAAAATTCACAAGAAACACATCCATTTTGTAGAAACCGAGAGAAATGTAAGGCGACGAACAAGAAAATAAGGGGTCCTTGCCACGTTCCATGCCAAAAGTTGGTGATGTGTGCACTAACAGGCGCACAATTGGTACACACAGACTACTACAGAATGCCACCAGTGTTCTGGATAGTATGCACTGATTCTACATAAGCAAATGGCCAGCGACAGCACTGCAACAACATTAGGCTGCAACCAAAGCGTGTCACCCTGCATCCTTGCAAGATGCCCCCTCCATGCAAAATGCCAATGAGCACACTGGCAGCACATAGAAAAACCACACAACATCTGTTCGATTCGTTTGCAAGGTTGTTCCTGCATATTCGAGCAGCATCCCTGCTCAATCCCTGATCTCTGTGGCATGGATTCGGTACGTTCTGCTGCCCCAGATATCGTTTTTGTCCTTATAGTATGACATCAAGCAACACCATATCCAAGGTGGATTCCTGGTCAAGGAGGCACCTTCCTCGCTGTCTTCTGGTTCTGGGTTGCCCAGTAGCTTGTTCAACTTTTTTTTTAACAGCTTCTTCGGTCAGAAAACCACCGAAGAATTTGACCTGCAGATGAAGACATGATCACCTAATTCAGCTAGAGTTTAAGCATCCATAACCCTTTTACCACCAGCACTGATTTTTTTTCACCGGTGATGAATGTGGACACCTGGGGCGGTCTGTAGACTGTAGACAAGGAAATCAAGCATAAGGGTTATTTACTAATATATTACCATCTCATCCTTATGGACGAACGCATGAATTCTCGCTGTAGGATCCTCAAGAGTCAACCGCATACAATGTACAGTTGAAAGCAAAAAATGGACTTCACTAGGATGACATGGATATGCTCCCACAACACGGACCAAGGTTTTCAATTTGTGTCACCTAGCACAAAGAAAAAGGAGATATTGAAGCCGGTTAGCTTTAGAGTCATATAGTTCAGAACACTCACGGTTCTGTATTAATTAGGGAAGTAAAATATATAGTTCTCTCTTGAAAAGGAAGAGATAAATCACTGGGATACAACTTAAAGTAAACATGCTCGCATGTTCTCGGGGGTGTTGGATAATATTAGACCAAATCAAAAACAGAAATAAAACTAATAAATAACTGGAGAAAAGTGGGAAAGAAGTAATACCTCATCATGAGTTAAAGACTCCATTAACGTTGAGTAACCTGCTTTCTTATATTCTACATCTACACCTGGCAGAATTGATAACAAATTGTCATGAGGCAAAGCCTTTGTGGGCAACAGATGGCAGCAAAAATGCATTACAACTTTATGCAGCgcttcatcatcaatataatACATGTAAACAAGCATTTTGACAAGATCATGTGCTTCATTTAGATCTCCATATATACATACCACACCAGAAAAAATATTGAGGTTTGTTTTTATGCACAACATTCATATGCAAACAAAACAGAGGGATGCTATATTATACACTTATTCAGGTAACAATGAAGATAAGGCCTGATGAACAAACTTAAATATTACTATTTTAATCAATTATAAATGCTGAATCAGAAGCTAAATTCATGATCTGAACAATGGAACAGAATATGTTCATCAGGGATTCAGAGGAGCAGTGCAAACTGTCACACTATGCTCTATACCAGTAACATTAGAGGGGATGCCTGTCATCGGCCGGCGGTGAACTTTGTTGGCGTTGCGGCTGTCATACATcctggagctgtagtcgcgctcttgactgcttggatgagtcaatgttgatggttattagctcttctttgggtaccctagtattggtccccgacagtagcccccaagcctgtgGAGGaatagaatactccttcagatgCTTTTTCGAACGGGAGGACTAtgaaggccttggccttcttttatcGCCCACAATGTGACCTGaggatggtgattccctttcctcgagcccctCCCATAGCAGGGCCTGGTCGAGGATCGGTTCATCTTTGCAATTGTCTTCTCTCAAGcgttttttctgataaaaacgGAGAGGTCGAGCTGTACCATGATTTTTCTCTAAGGACGAATCATGACATCCAGTGAGCTGTTTTAATGGGTTAGTCTGACTGGGGCCCCCGgcatcccgttcatggggatccGGCTTGGGTCAGCTTAGCGACTGGccctagattctcagcggtcaatccatatagttcttaggtccgttcgaccggtcctaaGGGTTAAGCACCTTTCTTTgaagaaaaaccatggatcgtaaccGGCCGAGACTCAATCGTGGACCGGGATGCCCGCGGCGCTCATACGCCCAGGTACTGGCCACTAgcggggcccatccctttccacctatCGCCCTGAAGGTGCCTGGAGCGGTTGTGGAACCCATCGATGGGCTGACCTGCAAACTCGTGTTAAGTCATGGCCCGTCCGGAGAGGCGAAACGTCCGACGAGTTTTTCGAGGGCACGGATAGAGATTGCATGTGCACGTCCCACGGTGGGACATTGTGGCAGATCGTGGTAGGCGTAGAGATCAAGGCGCATAGTTGGTTTCCTCGCCtctgtcgccccctataaaaccaaagggttcgcccctagggttccataccTTTCATCCTTTCCCCTGCAGCCACGACCACGACCACCAATCGCCTAGGGTTCCCCGTCTTCGCATCCTCGCCACCGTCAGGCCCGCATCCAACCGTCCCCTCTTTCAATAGATCTGTGGTGTcgttctgacatcaccttccagtgtatagagggcctcgtccatcgcgGTCTTCTTCGTGCGTAGACCTCAgctgaggagtggctgctgcccggtgaggaggatctgccatcgcCACCCGATGGCTATATAGTGTCGTCCACCCACTTCCACTAGCATGGGTTCACGACCGCTGCCCATAGATTTCTCTAGGGGCTgctacactactacaagatcgagctgcagcatctcaaccctaacgggatctagcacatggcggcATTCACTACCctgtgcgagggattcctagggatcagccctcacttcgatctgtggaggtacttcttcgccatcaccctctagaagaagagggagaagggcggcAGGCAGGAGCTACGCATGTGATGGGGTGCATCGGCATCCAACTCCGAAACAACCGGGTCGACGAGTACCCGCCGATGCGGCTGTCGACatctaacaaggggtggcattcgcagtggttctatctcaagaacaatGCCGCCCCCTCTGCTAGAGTTCACCGGACACCTAATCAAAGAGGCCCTAGAGTCGTGGAAGAAGTGGGGCATCCCGGAGAAGGACAAAAAGAAGATTCGGGACCACATCGCTGCCATCCACATCCTCAAAGAGAACGCCctgaaggggtcgggcatcattggggcctaccacgcaaggagggtggcgccattgatgatgCGCGCGCTCTCGCTGTACGCGATGGCGCCCAAGGCATCACTCAACGGAACGACGCTTGCCGAGGGAGCGCTCCCCCACTCTGAGGTCACGCAATGCATCAAGGAAGCGATGGAGCCTTCGTAGAATGACGTGGACACCCCCCTCAATTTCATCTTCCCGGTGCTGGGACATCCTTCGATGTGGCTGGAACCAGGCCACGTCATCTTCATAAGTTTTCTCTCCTCATACCTACTCTTTAATTGATTTCCTGAaatcttgatactaactttgagagggacgGGACCAGCTGAGGGACCTCATCTTGATGGACCACCCGACACCTTTATCGAGGGATTCGTCCATGAGGACGGCGAATCACGCCGAGGGCGAGCGGCTGAGAAAagcaaaggaggacaagaggaagaagaagcagcgaAAGCTACAGGAATGGGAATGGGGGGAGGACACcgacagcgatgatgatgatgatgatgacaacgacgCTGAGGTAGCCGACGATGTTGAGTGGGACATCTTGGAGAATGAGGATGCGCTGATAGGTATCGGTTCGTCCTTGTAGGAGTTGGAACTcttcccattccatggaggggagggtacgtcTGGGGAGCTGGCGGAGGCAGGACGTACCATCGGCCTCCTTCAGGAGTCAATAGAGATGAGTGGCTCTATTGCTGCACCTTAGGTGCCAGCAGAGGCGGGTGGCTCTGCCGTCGTGCCCCAAGATCCAAGGGGCTCGAAAAGGCCATGCCCTGATGAGGTGGAGCAAAGGTCGAGGGGTTCGCCCCCCAAACGTATCTACCGCCTGACGGCGCGGAGGTGAGTTATTAGCTCCTATATTTTCCCCTGTTTTGGtcagatttcatcatgacttatgctttttgtCTCTTGCAGCGTCGAGAGGCAGTGTAATCCTTTGGCGCTAGCACCAAGGAAGAGTGTTGCCCTTCAAGCAAGGCGGTAGCAGTCGGCTGGCGTCGCGCCCATTTTGGGCGGGAGCGATGCCAGTGTGACCGCGTCACCGGCCGGTCAAGCGGCGCTCATGGTGGTACTCGTGCCCTTGGTGGGACTGGTGGACGTGGGGGCTCAAGGGACACCTTCAGAGGATGTGGAACATCCGGCGATAGTGGTGATATCGATGTCGACGATGGGGCGGATGAGGCTGCCAACCACGCTCATGGCACCGATCATGGTGGGCACGACGCCGCCGGCTAGGACCCCATCGACAcaggcggaggtggcggcatctGTGATAGGTGGATCATAGCCAAGCGCTATCGTGGCGGCGCCTGAGGAACTAGCGTGACCCGCGCCATTGGCGGTCTAGGCGACGACGTCTGGCGTGGGTCAGACAGAGGGGGATGCGGCCGAGGGGTCCCCAGAggtcatggtgctaggagaggaGTCAGCGTCCGTACCACTGACCCATTTCATCACCGGAGGGAGTGTCCCGGTGGGGACGTCACGGCGAGAAGGGGCGGTGATCAGAGCCAGTGGGGAGCCATCCCTAGCCCTGACATCGGTGGGTAGCGACTCGCCTGTGCGGGGTGAGCCCCTGCTTCGGTCGGTGAGTCCGGAGGATTCAACATCGACGCTCTTCACTCTCAATGACGCCACAGAGAGTATAGAGCGGGAGATCCTCGATGTCGGGGTCACGCCTTAGAGCACGCCCGAGGTGCCTTACACGACGTTGTCATTCCCTCTGGCCGGTTATTCACTTGACCCTACTTCTCGtctttttctttctctatatattttttgtactctgaccatcgtctccttttagtcccttatcgctcacaGCCGGGAGAAGTCTTGGTTCCTTCACGAGTAGAAGGAAACCTATAACCGCCTCGTCAAGGAGGCACAGCTGCACAGGGAGGTGACCACTTAGCTTGTTGCCACCCAGCAGAGGGTGgacgagctgactcccctcatcCAGGAGGCGGACAGTCTTTGGTCGTCGGTGGCCAAGGCCCATTAGCATGCTGACGAGGCCGagagggcgttcgaggccctatcggcgaGATCATGGTGGGACGATGATGAAGCCACCAAGgttaggaaggagcaggatgagctgctctagaaggatgccaaGACCCGCCAGCGGATCCTCGACCTTCTAGCCAAGGTaaagaaggaaagggagctaaagctAGGGGTCAGGGAGAAGCTCACGACCCTGGAGAAAAGGACGAGTCTGGACACCGCAGTGGTCGCCCGGCtgcgcaaggagcgggatgagctgctccaaaccgtgAAGAGGCTCCACTTGGAGCATGGCATGGCTCACGAGGAGGGCGACTAGGCCCTTCGAGAGCGTGATCAGGCCTGCCAAGAGCGTGACGCTGCACAGCAGAAGGTCAGCTCCCTCCAAGCCAAGCTCAGAAATGCGATGGCCCAGAAGCTGGAGGTCGAGAGCGTCGTTGCTGGGCTAGCCATGGACCTtgccaaggagaggaggaatctttaggtggcgagcgatgagctcggtatcctgagcaccacccttagagtggtctatgatgaccttgaggtggtgcggtcggaggggatCAGCTCGCTCATGGCCCATGCTGTCAAGATCACAGCTAAGGTGCGCCAGCTCAAAATGAATGCCCTTCACACCGAGAttaatcaatccttcatgattgctcattatcattatggggacaacattaaCCTGGAggtgatgagccatggcttcgcgccaggtgatgaagcccacgagctggaggagatggaagtggtggtggctcccctttcacaggACCTGGTGGATAGGGTAGAAGACACAGTTCTCCCtcggaggggctagttagtcagataggtcgGATGATCATTATTGTAATTAGCGGACAAGTGCCAACCCTTgtgtatcatttaaacaaactCGTCATTTTGTTTTGAacgaatttgtttttcctccctttttatgtgtgaaaagaggTTCATGTGTTCTGACCttttccatttgttaagaccatagggcccaaggtgtaggaggaaaactctgatcacactagtaagcaagagtgtcgtagctgcttgggcgtaggtttcttgcagtccgaccagccttgCTTAGTTGTTCATTTCCGCAGAACTTACCactaggtttaacgtgaggaagaggtcgagcatggtgactattttagaaagggtgtatttatacccttatcagtccctaaaTGAGACCCGACCCTATGCCATTGTTGGGGTTGGGTGTccctaaagatcgaggagaggatagcgaaactagtaggagaaagcgtctcttccTTTCAtccgtaccccctccctaggatctaagccatcgTTCTGCAACCgcgtgttcggtctccttgcgagtccaactttccttgagcccctgcgtgtagcaggggtctggtcgagggttGGCTAATCTTTGTGGTCATCGCCCCATCCACggtttctgcaaccggaggggttgagctaacgtcacttgcctcaatggctcgagtgatgcgctcggtgagctcactaacggacATGTTCGAGTGAAATTCGGGTCCATCGTTTgcgacggggtcagcatagccctcatgtggtattccactgctccttaacttgcCTCCTGGCAGATACCTGTGTCGCTTCGGAGAGCATCTCAAGTGGCCTGTTGACCTCTCCTTaatagagattctatgggcctAGCTCAatgttaggatcaaacgagaaggtcgagatgaccctgtctgcctcTAAGTGGGTCAGccaaaggccgctagggctcatctgtgttttccccCTAGCTCTAttcgacgcgaggtggcctcgggCCCTTCATGAGCTGGCTTCAAACCCCGGTCTCTCGATTTTGGGTCaggcggcttgagcccccgagtCCCGTGGGGGTTGGTAGGGGTCGGCCatatttcatgcatcaccccatccttaGTTTTCGCAActgaaggggctgagctaacgacacttgcctcgatggcttgagtgtcacgcttggtgagctcactaacgggcacgttcgagtggaatccgggtccaccATTCGCTGACAGGgtcaacatagccctcatgtggcattccactgctccttaacccacctcctgatagatgcccgagccgttcgattgacttaggtggcatactggcctctcctcgatgaaaattctgtgggcttggctcaaggttaggatcaaacaagaaaggtctagatgtccctatctgcttctgagcggggccaggcaaggccgctggggctcatctaagtttttctcccctagctctgtttgacgcgagggggccttgagcccttcatgggctggccttcaaacctcgatcggttgccgctcatgtcgaatgagacgactaccacttcgtgacgtgacgcgaagcgttgtgatacAATAATTGCATAtccaatgcttggatgtatgagatgaatgtaagaacgaatatatgaatgaatgtatgaatgcatattcaatacttggatgtatgagatgaatgtatgaatgaatgtatgaatggatGTCTGAATGCacgcatgagaatggatgaatgaatactCATGTACTtaaaaagtaaagtgggggttggtaaagttacctcgatggctcgagtgataggTTCGGAGAGCTTTTACCAGATATGTCTGTGTGgggtctaggtccatcgttcataatGGAGTTGGTGTGACCTACATGGGACATTCCGTTGCTCTCTACCCGTCTCTCGGCTGCGACCTGAGCCCTTCGACTGGCTCAGGCGACCTGTCGGCCTCtcttcgatggagattccataggtgggcccctttgaacccttcctgagaaggcggaggctaaagcttggggtacgGGGAATG
This region includes:
- the LOC136495485 gene encoding indole-3-glycerol phosphate synthase, chloroplastic-like; the protein is MEALAIGSAPPRPGLAALARYSHLRRPGTLAATAAKRPLTAASMDAAAAGGRPSPTPIRCTSAETDAEVDEVATSSHAAEADAGATTDTEQGGNGSPVAGAADSAEVAGVDGIRIRRRPVTGPAVHYVGPFQFRLENEGNTPRNILEKIIWDKDVEVSQMKERRPLYMLKGPLEAAPPARDFVGALNASYDRTGLPALIAEVKKASPSRGVIRENFDPVQIAQAYEKNGAACLSVLTDEKYFQGSFDNLEAIRNAGVQCPLLCKEFIVDAWQLYYARSKGADAVLLIAAVLPDRDIKYMLKICRILGMAALVEVHDEREMDRVLGIDGVQLIGINNRNLETFEVDITNTKKLLEGERGQIVAQKDVIVVGESGLFTPDDISFVQNAGVKAVLVGESLIKQEDPGKAIAGLFGKDISHAGAT